The following are encoded in a window of Pristis pectinata isolate sPriPec2 chromosome 1, sPriPec2.1.pri, whole genome shotgun sequence genomic DNA:
- the creb1b gene encoding cyclic AMP-responsive element-binding protein 1b: protein MDSSAEAQHGDTAISEAETHQLAVQTQAQLATIAQVTMPGIQSTTSPTVTLVQLPNGQTVQVQGVIQAAQSSVIQSPHVQTVHISTIPESEDSQESVDSMTDSQKRREILSRRPSYRKILNELSSDTPGVPRIEEEKSEEESAPTVTTMTMPTPIYQTSSGQYIAITQGGAIQLPNNGTDGVQGLQTLTMSNTATSQGGATIVQYTQSPDGQQIFVPSSQVVVQGATGDVQTYQIRTTPNSTTGQGMVMASSPVLQNQPQNAEETTRKREIRLMKNREAARECRRKKKEYVKCLENRVAVLENQNKTLIEELKALKDLYCHKSD from the exons ATGGATTCCAGTGCAGAAGCTCAGCATGGTGACACTGCAATTTCAGAAGCGGAAACTCACCAGCTAGCAGTGCAGACACAAGCACAGCTTGCCACTATAGCACAG GTAACCATGCCTGGGATCCAGTCAACAACCAGTCCAACAGTAACCTTAGTGCAGTTGCCTAATGGCCAGACTGTTCAAGTCCAAGGAGTCATCCAAGCAGCTCAGTCTTCAGTTATACAATCACCTCATGTTCAGACTGTCCAT atttccactatacCAGAAAGTGAGGACTCCCAGGAATCTGTGGATAGCATGACGGACTCACAGAAACGTAGAGAAATTCTATCTAGACGGCCTTCGTATAG GAAAATCCTGAATGAACTATCGTCTGATACCCCTGGTGTGCCAAGAATTGAAGAGGAGAAATCGGAAGAAGAGTCTGCCCCGACTGTTACTACAATGACAATGCCAACACCCATCTATCAAACTAGCAGCGGGCAGTACA TTGCCATCACACAGGGAGGTGCGATTCAACTGCCCAACAATGGCACAGATGGGGTGCAAGGACTCCAGACGCTAACAATGAGTAACACAGCAACAAGCCAAGGTGGAGCAACCATTGTACAGTATACCCAGAGTCCTGATGGGCAGCAGATCTTTGTGCCGAGCAGCCAGGTGGTTGTACAAG GTGCCACTGGAGATGTCCAGACATATCAAATCCGTACCACTCCAAACTCCACTACTGGTCAGGGAATGGTAATGGCGTCGTCCCCAGTACTTCAGAACCAGCCCCAGAACGCTGAGGAAACCACTCGCAAACGAGAAATCCGCCTCATGAAAAACAG GGAAGCAGCAAGGGAGTGTCGTCGCAAGAAAAAGGAGTATGTGAAATGTTTGGAAAATCGGGTTGCTGTGCTGGAAAATCAGAACAAGACGCTTATTGAAGAACTCAAGGCACTCAAGGACCTGTACTGCCATAAATCCGACTAG